A part of Aspergillus flavus chromosome 1, complete sequence genomic DNA contains:
- a CDS encoding thimet oligopeptidase (metalloendopeptidase family saccharolysin &) — translation MTLRLGNNTLIFRQHTLSFTSQHPAVACARVRKMSEQTTIPPPPPKFDISAKDLEQNAKDLIDYIQQATARLINSCTDNTTADFETIILPLAGIDNKVKSRIQYIALFQAISPCVDIRKTSSAAINLVDKAYLSIFQNDDIFRLVNRVREHASAHLMDEEDTRLLNKFHWMFVENGMYLTGKSRERFTWISRRLIELRVKFMETLGTDPGCLWKSKEQLVGVPLDRLSTGADEDGREDLYRVPLTKPITNLILSECRVSETRKDVFLHSSTRYKDNVEIFREIIVLRDESSRLLGFPSFAARKLSQQMLASPARVDGFLQHLHDALKPLADDEMLELQELAKTRDPIQLWDFDFYHTRMLQEQNHVDHEYISQWFPAKVTIQRMLGIYGNLFGLQFEKVEALESFHTWHPDVDLFSVWEENKSSFIGYLYIDIFPRDGKYNHAANFNIYPSYLNTEGKQTPVVTALVCNVSRAEPALLRHTEVIAIFHELGHGIHDLVGKSKYAIFHGHRTVADFTEAPSQLLEYWCWVPSCLQRLTCHYSYVSQEYHKHWLDGQKEKDVTQPPMEITLDLAENLGATKQLNQGILTLRQVAFSKFDMQIHHPASHRDVETLDISELYNSLLENTTGLRGPGDGYDWGNGHVTTSHYVWGQEASYYSYLYTRTLAADIWSSCFKMSPLSREAGLRYRRQILNNGGSKDEHKAVQNLLVRVSTPEAYLRDIGCQLTPLPL, via the exons ATGACACTACGGCTTGGGAATAATACGCTAATCTTCCGTCAGCATACACTATCGTTCACATCTCAACATCCTGCTGTTGCCTGTGCACGTGTACGCAAGATGAGTGAGCAAACTACCattccacctccacctcccaaGTTCGACATCTCGGCAAAGGATCTAGAACAAAATGCGAAAGACCTAATTGATTACATTCAGCAAGCGACCGCTCGCCTGATTAACTCCTGCACAGACAACACCACTGCCGACTTCGAGACAATCATCTTACCGTTAGCTGGCATCGACAATAAGGTCAAGTCACGAATACAATACATAGCTCTATTTCAAGCCATTTCTCCTTGTGTAGATATCAGGAAGACATCTTCCGCGGCGATAAATCTTGTGGACAAGGCTTACCTGAGCATATTTCAGAATGACGACATCTTTCGATTGGTAAATCGCGTACGAGAGCATGCGTCGGCACACTtaatggatgaagaggatacTCGGCTACTTAACAAATTCCACTGGATGTTTGTGGAAAACGGGATGTATCTGACAGGCAAGAGCCGGGAGCGCTTTACCTGGATTTCTCGCCGCTTGATCGAGCTTCGTGTCAAGTTCATGGAGACCCTCGGTACAGACCCGGGCTGCCTGTGGAAGAGCAAAGAACAGCTAGTTGGTGTGCCGTTGGATAGACTGTCGACCGGAGCAGACGAGGATGGCCGTGAGGACTTGTATCGAGTCCCTCTCACCAAACCAATCACCAATCTCATATTATCCGAATGCCGGGTCTCAGAAACTCGCAAGGACGTTTTCTTGCACAGCAGTACCCGATATAAAGACAACGTGGAAATCTTCCGGGAGATTATCGTTTTACGTGATGAATCCTCTCGTCTGTTAGGATTTCCCTCTTTCGCGGCCCGAAAGCTGTCGCAGCAAATGCTAGCCTCGCCTGCTCGCGTGGATGGTTTCTTGCAGCATCTTCACGACGCTTTAAAGCCACTAGCAGACGACGAGATGCTGGAGCTACAAGAGCTAGCTAAAACCCGCGACCCAATTCAACTCTGGGATTTTGACTTCTACCATACGAGAATGCTACAAGAGCAAAACCATGTGGATCACGAATATATCTCACAATGGTTTCCTGCTAAAGTGACTATACAACGCATGCTCGGGATATATGGGAATTTGTTCGGCTTGCAATTTGAGAAAGTTGAAGCTTTGGAAAGCTTTCATACTTGGCACCCGGACGTGGATCTATTCTCCGTCTGGGAGGAAAACAAGTCTTCTTTCATCGGGTATCTATACATCGATATCTTTCCTCGTGATGGTAAATATAATCATGCCGCCAATTTCAATATTTACCCT AGCTATTTAAACACCGAAGGAAAACAGACTCCAGTGGTAACGGCTCTGGTGTGTAACGTTTCCCGGGCCGAACCAGCGCTATTAAGACACACAGAAGTCATTGCAATATTCCATGAGCTAGGACATG GGATACACGACCTAGTAGGCAAATCAAAATACGCCATATTCCATGGTCATCGAACAGTAGCCGATTTCACCGAAGCACCCAGTCAATTGCTAGAATACTGGTGCTGGGTTCCGAGTTGCCTCCAGAGACTCACTTGCCACTACTCCTACGTCTCCCAGGAGTATCACAAGCACTGGTTAGAtggccaaaaagaaaaggatgtAACACAACCTCCTATGGAGATTACCCTCGACCTGGCTGAAAACCTTGGGGCTACTAAGCAGCTTAACCAGGGCATACTTACTCTTCGACAAGTAGCGTTCAGCAAGTTCGACATGCAGATACATCATCCGGCTTCGCATCGCGATGTGGAGACTTTGGATATTTCTGAGCTCTATAATTCTCTACTAGAGAATACGACCGGACTTCGTGGGCCCGGAGATGGTTATGATTGGGGTAATGGCCATGTCACTACCTCGCATTATGTCTGGGGTCAAGAGGCTAGTTATTATTCATACCTGTA TACCCGTACACTAGCAGCGGACATATGGTCATCGTGTTTCAAGATGTCTCCTTTGAGTCGGGAGGCAGGCTTACGGTATCGACGGCAGATCTTGAATAACGGTGGTAGTAAGGATGAGCACAAAGCGGTGCAGAATCTTCTGGTGAGGGTGTCCACCCCGGAGGCATATTTGCGGGATATTGGTTGCCAGCTCACCCCTCTTCCCTTATAA
- a CDS encoding bulb-type lectin domain-containing protein — protein sequence MPNTLGNGEWLEVGQSLWSQNGQVELKMQHDGKIAVYVNAECVFQNTADQRDDVKGIHMQEDGNLVMYTHDGTAIWHTNTAAPSGDSTTICAVQNDGNVVLYKGTPLWASNTGH from the exons ATGCCCAACACTCTTGGTAACGGTGAATGGCTCGAAGTTGGCCAGAGCCTTTGGAGTCAGAATGGCCAGGTTGAGTTGAAAATGCAGCACGATGGCAAGATCGCGGTCTACGTGAACGCGGAATGTGTATTCCAGAACACAGCCGACCAGAGGGACGATGTCAAGGGTATCCACATGCAAGAGGACGGTAATCTTGTTATGTA CACTCACGACGGCACTGCCATCTGGCACACCAACACCGCCGCTCCATCGGGCGACAGCACAACCATCTGTGCAGTGCAGAATGACGGTAATGTTGTTCTGTACAAGGGCACGCCTCTCTGGGCCAGCAACACCGGTCACTGA
- a CDS encoding putative threonine aldolase yields MPASCPDTEVLPQYSFTDDYSEGAHPQLLEALLRTNSTQQVSYGYDEYSNEARQLIRTRLQATEDEVAIHFVPSGTSANLICIASCLRPYEAVLTVDTGHIVSKEAGAIEATGHKTIVVPGVRGKMTPENLDRAVRQNQFFPHSAKPRLVYISNATELGTVYTKRELQELSAVCKRWKLLLLMDGARIGVALSAPSNDLTLRDLVDLLDIFWIGGTKMGALLGEAIVVRNHLAEDFIFHLKQHGALLAKSRVMGVQFAELFRDNLFFDLATHANAMAQRISANFEKLGYLLAAPTDTNQVFVTLPMALVNRLEERFRFYTWDPLDGERAIVRLVTSWATDSLEVDKFNAWVQQWTTV; encoded by the coding sequence atgcctGCCTCCTGTCCCGACACCGAGGTTCTACCTCAATATAGCTTCACTGATGATTACAGCGAAGGAGCTCACCCACAACTACTCGAAGCTCTTCTGCGCACGAATTCCACCCAACAAGTTTCCTACGGCTATGACGAATACAGCAATGAGGCTCGCCAGTTAATCCGGACACGACTACAAGCcaccgaagatgaagtaGCCATCCACTTCGTGCCCAGCGGCACCTCCGCCAACCTGATCTGCATCGCCAGCTGTCTACGGCCGTACGAGGCCGTATTGACAGTAGACACGGGCCACATCGTGAGCAAAGAAGCCGGTGCTATCGAAGCCACCGGCCACAAGACCATCGTCGTGCCGGGGGTAAGAGGCAAAATGACCCCCGAGAATCTGGACCGAGCAGTCCGTCAGAACCAATTCTTCCCCCACAGCGCTAAGCCCCGATTGGTGTATATCTCCAACGCCACCGAGCTGGGAACAGTCTACACTAAACGCGAACTCCAAGAACTCTCTGCTGTCTGCAAGCGGTGGAAGCTCTTACTACTCATGGACGGCGCCCGCATTGGAGTCGCCCTCAGCGCGCCGTCCAACGACCTCACACTCCGCGATCTGGTCGACCTCTTAGACATCTTCTGGATCGGGGGTACGAAGATGGGCGCACTACTGGGAGAAGCGATCGTCGTAAGAAACCATCTAGCCGAGGACTTCATTTTCCACCTAAAGCAACACGGAGCCTTGCTGGCCAAGTCTCGTGTTATGGGCGTGCAATTCGCAGAGCTGTTCCGGGACAACCTCTTCTTTGATCTTGCGACGCATGCCAATGCTATGGCGCAGCGTATTTCGGCGAACTTTGAGAAACTGGGTTATCTGCTGGCGGCGCCGACAGATACGAATCAGGTCTTTGTCACTTTGCCAATGGCGTTGGTAAATCGGCTGGAGGAACGGTTCCGGTTCTATACTTGGGATCCGTTGGATGGAGAGCGGGCTATTGTTAGACTCGTTACTTCTTGGGCTACGGATTCGTTGGAGGTGGATAAGTTTAATGCGTGGGTTCAGCAGTGGACGACCGTATGA
- a CDS encoding ankyrin, whose amino-acid sequence MEPVGLAVGVVGLFGLFNTCLDVVKKHDAWKDFGSESRCLTAQFEAQKLRLQNWGEAVGVEQESVSSKHHELLGDPRTRSNIQNLLLAIKDICGHEQALSLTTISRVETGSSEGPILTKHGYSLTSRGSKRQRFNWALRGKERRIAQVAQFSSLVDDLHSLVPVNGERGQGSRDTRGKFGDEGSWIVEFKQLIERIEHDHEARLWFLEWSSPDFPSGPAKFLWINGPAGFGKSILCAKITEYLLLTSDTPTAHFFFSSDFERGDPFMAMRSWLSQLMFHTEALGFIRKKWESTQGQRAARGDVISLLRAIVSAIPECTFTLDGLDECDWAKGSWPGNSDDSITSFLRALRRATAGTSTRILIVSRDEPEIRRGLSNESPYDPVFEHRIIPEDVQNDVLTYCRSIVEEKLSTKTDEAKDEITKKLADRCNGQFLWIRLQQDTLRSGKSQRKLEQAINSTPSGIEHIYERNWMKIMGLTEEDRTRAISLLRWTAFSLRPLTISEISGALVISEDDDELLLDDLPDSIDEYYVNTEIKELCGSLLEVRDAQDKSDARLKTVHLTHFSVKEYLLRNLPIEGKVIENTIIAKKCLRFVNSQEAWLGTSGVQVEEFLSTFRKYAAGSWYRHVELGNMSDTELRSSVAALFDPKNPNWPLWKAWFDANDTKAVERNARCGVATAGPLYYASWLGLTDSVASLIHELKPDVNNRGYDEQTPLGVASEEGNLEIVRTLLEQGADVTMADIDGWTPIYTASHNGHTEVARLLIENGSNVNTSESGGCTPVNTACYQGHVETVKLLLKSGADIYTATNKGITPLYAASAGGHIEVVKLLLKWGADIDYANKYGDTPLSASSSKGHPAVSKLLVETGADIEAKNNFGRTPLHLASLDGHIEIVILLLERDAYVEAKDIHEWTPLMNASFEGHAEVVKALSERGADIEAKSANGHTALMYASTEGHIEVTDIGVTPLMFASSYGHIEVVKLLLKHGADFTNRDITGTTSLHVAAYDGHVKVVEIFLQASSTHVDALNRLNRTPLFQAAARGHLCVVNTLLSHKANAKIKDHYRSTPLLMAVRNGHKDVVGRLITLADSSIHFQNGLDQTLLGWAARCGDAGIVELIVRCAKEHNIEAIESDLQVDGSLVKLGEPSRYCDVCIRDLRANEVYYKFKTCFDFNICSECF is encoded by the exons ATGGAGCCCGTTGGCCTTGCGGTCGGGGTCGTAGGACTATTCGGGCTCTTCAATACTTGCCTAGACGTGGTTAAGAAGCATGATGCATGGAAGGACTTTGGGAGTGAGTCGCGTTGTTTGACCGCTCAATTTGAGGCGCAGAAGCTTCGCCTACAAAACTGGGGCGAAGCAGTGGGAGTCGAACAGGAAAGCGTATCGAGTAAGCACCACGAGCTTCTCGGCGATCCACGAACACGATCAAATATTCAAAACCTGCTTTTAGCCATCAAGGATATCTGTGGGCATGAGCAAGCTCTTTCCTTGACTACTATATCAAGAGTAGAGACTGGCTCATCTGAGGGCCCAATTCTCACGAAGCACGGTTATTCGCTCACCTCACGTGGgtcaaaaagacaaagattCAACTGGGCCCTAAGGGGCAAGGAAAGACGCATCGCACAGGTTGCGCAGTTTTCATCGCTGGTGGACGACCTCCATAGCTTGGTCCCTGTCAATGGTGAGAGGGGCCAAGGATCGAGAGACACTAGGG GCAAATTTGGAGATGAGGGGTCATGGATTGTGGAATTTAAACAGCTGATAGAGCGAATTGAACATGACCATGAAG CCCGGCTCTGGTTTCTCGAATGGTCTTCCCCCGACTTTCCCTCTGGACCGGCCAAGTTTCTATGGATCAATGGTCCTGCCGGGTTTGGAAAATCTATACTGTGTGCGAAGATAACCGAATATTTGTTGCTCACATCGGACACGCCTACTGCccacttcttcttttcttcagaCTTCGAACGCGGAGACCCCTTTATGGCAATGAGATCATGGTTATCTCAGCTGATGTTTCACACGGAGGCGCTCGGATTTATTCGCAAAAAGTGGGAATCGACACAAGGGCAGAGAGCAGCACGTGGGGACGTTATCAGTCTTCTTCGGGCGATTGTATCAGCCATCCCCGAGTGCACCTTCACCCTGGATGGATTGGATGAATGCGATTGGGCGAAAGGATCCTGGCCCGGGAACAGCGATGACTCCATTACCAGCTTTCTTAGAGCCTTAAGACGAGCGACCGCAGGCACATCTACGCGGATCCTGATCGTTAGCCGGGATGAGCCAGAGATTAGACGTGGCCTTTCCAACGAGAGTCCCTATGACCCGGTGTTTGAGCATCGGATCATACCTGAGGATGTTCAAAACGATGTCTTGACGTATTGCAGAAGTATTGTAGAGGAGAAATTGTCGACAAAGACCGATGAAGCAAAGGACGAGATCACAAAGAAACTAGCGGATCGCTGTAATGGACAGTTCTTATGGATCAGGCTGCAGCAAGACACTCTGCGCAGCGGCAAAAGCCAGAGAAAGCTTGAGCAAGCCATCAACTCTACTCCATCTGGGATCGAACACATATACGAACGAAATTGGATGAAGATTATGGGACTTACAGAGGAGGACAGAACCCGCGCTATCTCCCTCCTACGCTGGACTGCATTTAGCCTACGTCCGCTGACAATTAGTGAGATATCTGGAGCACTAGTCATCagcgaagatgatgatgaacttCTACTGGATGATTTGCCGGACAGTATTGACGAGTACTACGTGAATACCGAGATAAAAGAGCTCTGTGGGTCACTTTTAGAAGTCAGAGACGCTCAAGATAAGAGCGATGCCAGATTGAAAACGGTACATCTGACACATTTCTCGGTGAAGGAGTACTTGCTCCGTAATCTTCCCATCGAAGGCAAA GTCATCGAGAATACGATAATTGCCAAGAAGTGCCTTCGCTTTGTAAATAGTCAAGAAGCCTGGCTTGGGACGTCCGGAGTACAGGTCGAAGAATTTTTAAGCACCTTTCGAAAATATGCGGCTGGGTCGTGGTACCGACATGTCGAGCTGGGCAACATGAGCGACACCGAGTTGAGGAGCTCCGTCGCTGCACTTTTTGATCCAAAAAACCCAAACTGGCCTTTGTGGAAGGCGTGGTTTGACGCGAATGACACGAAAGCCGTGGAGAGGAATGCAAGATGTGGAGTCGCAACAGCTGGCCCTTTGTACTACGCATCCTGGCTTGGACTGACAGATTCTGTGGCTTCTTTAATCCACGAGCTCAAGCCTGACGTAAATAACAGGGGCTATGATGAACAGACACCCCTGGGGGTAGCCAGCGAGGAGGGGAATTTGGAGATTGTTAGAACTCTCCTTGAGCAGGGGGCGGATGTCACGATGGCAGATATTGACGGATGGACACCAATATATACAGCGTCACACAATGGCCACACAGAGGTGGCCAGACTGCTTATAGAAAACGGTTCAAATGTCAACACCTCCGAAAGCGGTGGGTGCACTCCAGTTAATACGGCTTGTTACCAAGGGCATGTTGAGACTGTGAAGTTACTCCTCAAGAGCGGTGCAGACATCTATACTGCAACCAATAAAGGAATAACACCTCTCTATGCAGCCTCAGCCGGAGGACATATTGAGGTAGTAAAACTGCTTCTCAAGTGGGGGGCAGACATTGATTATGCCAACAAATATGGAGACACGCCTCTATCAGCATCATCAAGCAAAGGCCACCCTGCTGTATCTAAGCTACTTGTTGAAACTGGGGCAGATATTGAAGCAAAGAACAATTTCGGGCGTACACCGCTGCATTTAGCGTCACTTGACGGCCATATTGAAATAGTCATATTACTTCTTGAACGTGATGCCTATGTTGAGGCAAAGGATATTCATGAATGGACACCGCTAATGAACGCCTCATTTGAAGGTCATGCCGAGGTAGTCAAGGCACTCTCTGAACGGGGTGCCGATATTGAGGCGAAAAGTGCTAATGGGCATACGGCTCTAATGTACGCCTCAACAGAGGGTCATATTGAGGTG ACTGATATTGGAGTTACGCCGCTAATGTTTGCTTCATCCTATGGCCATATTGAGGTGGTCAAGTTACTTCTCAAACACGGTGCAGATTTTACAAATCGTGACATAACAGGAACTACCTCACTGCATGTAGCCGCATATGATGGCCACGTGAAGGTGGTTGAAATATTCCTTCAGGCATCAAGCACCCATGTTGATGCCTTGAATCGGTTGAACCGAACACCACTGTTTCAAGCTGCTGCTCGGGGCCACCTTTGTGTAGTAAATACCCTTCTTTCGCATAAGGCCAATGCGAAAATCAAAGATCACTATCGCTCTACACCTCTACTTATGGCTGTCAGAAACGGGCACAAGGACGTTGTCGGACGGTTGATCACCCTCGCAGACTCCTCCATTCACTTTCAGAATGGGTTAGATCAAACTTTACTTGGGTGGGCGGCAAGATGTGGGGACGCTGGAATTGTTGAATTGATAGTTCGCTGTGCAAAAGAACATAATATCGAGGCTATTGAGAGTGATCTCCAGGTGGATGGCTCTCTGGTGAAGCTGGGTGAGCCTTCTAGGTACTGTGATGTGTGCATTCGAGATTTGCGCGCCAACGAAGTCTACTACAAGTTTAAGACCTGCTTCGACTTTAATATCTGCTCAGAATGTTTTTGA
- a CDS encoding Zn(II)2Cys6 transcription factor, with protein MTPEADSGRYPTRKRARQACLHCNRRRIRCNVLETRPCHNCVSMNVPCEVGVSKRGKYPRKKAVRQSGTPHEGDSIISDSTVSADHSIFQPGDSSIVPIDASNSPDQRHHLGQRGSSVTHSRNSFGTSWISPGDVTSVSHQTVFLGESSPLTCVIDEGRRSPEKGPANAMQNTRLHYPIPERLDANSTRDEALRAHRRKVEEQLNADGAFSYPPKDTCAILLRAYFTWFHPCFPILDRLAVQQSYARGDISHLLLQSMLFIGVSLCTDEDFARTEFSIRYRAKFLFYSRAKAIYDADWESNKTTKLQSLFLLSSWRGGPSEERDTRFWLGVAISLAQKRGMHMMSKLPFPSAREEKLWKRIWWTLYIRDQQSAAALGLPPRIRDEDCDVAMLEPSDIREDEAVDDAYVFGAQRDEDIVYPAEMAKLARILRTIVSTQYLPMQSDIDESSRTKLQQTLCEWESCLPAALKLESATSPRAMFLTGLLHMTYNNLYILLYRSLFLNSSNPPVDKAGQVALDAATRSTRIVEDMLSHNLVQHGPTHLITHTFSTLCIHTIHCRRTSGTARKLAEHRAKLCLLGLQELQKTWDIENWVLNLFFRCLDDSTARTLRLTDIVAPAGQPVNHIETTNKSAHADQAQDLPTPTEAMDSIHNDPTLAPALQTSPSLENGDITAPGEWYGLFNFTDDFTDVLGASSYHDSLNLQNLEFLYRFL; from the exons GTATCCTCGCAAGAAGGCTGTACGCCAGTCGGGGACTCCACACGAGGGAGATTCCATAATCTCAGATTCGACTGTTTCTGCAGATCATAGCATTTTCCAGCCAGGTGACAGTTCAATTGTGCCTATCGATGCATCGAATTCTCCTGATCAGCGTCATCATCTGGGACAGCGGGGCAGCAGTGTGACGCATAGTCGGAATAGCTTTGGAACTTCTTGGATATCCCCAGGAGATGTGACAAGCGTTTCTCATCAGACCGTGTTTCTAGGAGAATCAAGCCCTCTGACGTGTGTGATTGATGAGGGTCGGCGGTCACCCGAAAAGGGACCGGCAAACGCTATGCAAAATACTCGCCTCCACTATCCCATCCCAGAGAGGCTGGACGCCAATAGTACACGCGATGAAGCTCTTCGCGCACACAGGCGAAAGGTAGAGGAGCAGCTGAATGCTGACGGTGCATTCTCCTACCCCCCAAAAGACACTTGCGCGATACTGCTGAGAGCCTACTTCACATGGTTTCACCCATGCTTTCCCATTCTGGACCGCTTGGCGGTCCAACAGTCATATGCCCGAGGCGATATTTCTCACCTTCTGCTGCAGTCGATGCTCTTCATTGGAGTTAGTCTTTGCACTGACGAAGATTTTGCGCGCACAGAATTCTCTATTCGATATCGAGCTAAATTTCTCTTTTATAGTCGGGCTAAGGCCATATATGATGCCGACTGGGAGTCGAACAAAACTACAAAGCTGCAATCATTGTTCTTGCTGAGCTCTTGGCGCGGAGGCCCTTCCGAGGAACGTGATACGCGGTTTTGGCTGGGGGTCGCTATCAGCCTGGCTCAAAAGCGTGGCATGCATATGAT GTCCAAATTACCATTCCCGTCTGCGCGGGAAGAGAAATTATGGAAACGAATATGGTGGACCCTTTAT ATACGCGACCAGCAGAGTGCAGCAGCCTTGGGTCTTCCGCCTCGGATACGAGACGAGGACTGCGATGTTGCAATGCTTGAGCCGAGCGATATCCGTGAAGACGAAGCAGTGGATGATGCATATGTGTTTGGAGCACAGAGAGACGAAGATATAGTCTATCCGGCGGAAATGGCTAAGTTAGCGAGGATAT TGCGAACCATTGTCTCGACACAATATCTTCCTATGCAGTCCGATATCGATGAATCGTCGCGCACAAAGTTACAGCAAACATTATGCGAATGGGAATCATGCTTACCTGCAGCCCTGAAACTAGAAAGTGCAACGTCCCCGAGAGCTATGTTTTTGACTGGTTTGTTGCACATGACGTATAA TAACTTGTACATTCTCTTATACCGATCATTGTTCCTTAATTCTTCCAATCCTCCCGTGGATAAAGCAGGCCAGGTTGCGCTGGATGCCGCCACTAGGAGTACCAGGATTGTTGAGGACATGCTGTCCCACAACCTCGTCCAACATGGGCCTACCCATCT CATCACCCATACATTCTCAACCCTGTGTATCCATACTATCCACTGTCGCCGAACATCCGGCACGGCTAGGAAGTTGGCTGAACACCGCGCAAAACTCTGCCTTCTTGGGCTCCAGGAGCTACAGAAAACATGGGATATAGAAAACTGGGTACTGAATCTCTTCTTCCGATGCCTGGATGATAGCACCGCGCGTACTCTCCGGTTGACAGACATTGTCGCACCAGCAGGCCAACCAGTAAACCATATTGAGACTACAAATAAAAGTGCCCATGCCGATCAAGCTCAGGATCTGCCTACCCCGACTGAGGCCATGGACTCCATTCACAATGACCCTACACTCGCACCTGCCCTACAAACTTCCCCTAGCTTGGAGAATGGGGATATTACGGCGCCTGGTGAATGGTACGGATTGTTTAACTTTACTGATGATTTTACAGATGTTCTGGGAGCATCGTCCTATCATGATTCGCTCAACCTGCAAAATCTGGAATTCTTATATCGATTCCTGTAA